The Candidatus Thermoplasmatota archaeon genome includes a region encoding these proteins:
- a CDS encoding TIGR00266 family protein has translation MKYKISGDNLQIVTCELEPNEKVYAEAGTMVYMSGNMMFEARAKGGMMKGLKRKLAGETFFLTEFSPTRSQGFVGFGGSAPGTIMPIQLAPGRDFMIQKTAFLCAENSVNLDMAWQKKLGASLFGGEGFILQKLSGKGTAFIQATGDFVEMDLKPGQTVKVDTGSVVGWDATVSYDIERAGGLKTMMFAGEGVFLTTLKGPGKILLQSMNLAELAATLARLAPK, from the coding sequence TTGAAGTACAAGATATCAGGAGACAATCTCCAGATAGTGACGTGTGAGCTCGAACCCAACGAGAAGGTTTACGCAGAAGCGGGTACGATGGTCTACATGAGCGGGAACATGATGTTCGAAGCCAGGGCCAAGGGTGGAATGATGAAAGGACTCAAGAGGAAGCTCGCCGGGGAGACCTTCTTCCTGACGGAATTCTCGCCCACTCGGAGCCAGGGATTCGTAGGCTTCGGAGGATCTGCTCCGGGGACGATCATGCCCATTCAGCTGGCCCCTGGCAGGGATTTCATGATCCAGAAAACCGCGTTCCTCTGTGCCGAGAACAGCGTGAACCTCGACATGGCATGGCAGAAGAAGCTGGGCGCGTCTCTGTTCGGCGGGGAGGGCTTCATCCTGCAGAAGCTATCTGGCAAAGGAACAGCGTTCATCCAGGCGACTGGCGATTTCGTCGAGATGGATCTGAAGCCCGGTCAGACCGTCAAGGTGGATACAGGATCGGTCGTCGGCTGGGATGCCACGGTGTCATACGACATCGAGAGGGCAGGCGGGCTGAAGACAATGATGTTCGCCGGAGAAGGAGTGTTCCTGACCACGCTGAAAGGTCCTGGCAAGATCCTGCTTCAGTCCATGAATCTTGCCGAACTCGCGGCGACCCTGGCCAGGCTCGCGCCCAAGTAG
- a CDS encoding class II SORL domain-containing protein encodes MKKIGDLIYSEEAEEDATLKEKHTPEIEAPANAKVDEAFDVTVVVGRAVPHPNLVEHHIKWIRVFVEEEGRSHNPVHAATYEIGPAYAEPQVTFPLKLRKSSTVYALGYCNLHGMWESSIDITVE; translated from the coding sequence ATGAAGAAGATTGGAGACCTGATATACTCAGAAGAGGCAGAAGAGGACGCGACGCTAAAGGAGAAGCACACGCCCGAGATCGAGGCCCCCGCCAATGCGAAGGTGGACGAGGCATTCGACGTGACCGTGGTCGTGGGAAGGGCGGTCCCCCACCCGAACCTCGTGGAGCACCACATCAAGTGGATTCGGGTGTTCGTGGAGGAGGAAGGCCGATCGCACAACCCCGTGCATGCAGCTACGTACGAGATCGGACCCGCCTACGCGGAGCCGCAGGTGACGTTCCCCTTGAAGCTGAGGAAGTCGTCCACGGTCTACGCCCTGGGGTACTGCAACCTGCACGGCATGTGGGAGAGCTCAATCGACATCACCGTCGAATGA
- a CDS encoding GNAT family N-acetyltransferase, which yields MEIVDYEEKYAQELADMWNASDEGWPGGLTRGVPMTPDKVMESERRIKCYGRFILMEKGKAIGYVRVNPYFEEKEAAYVSWLNVLPTHHGKSYGRKLLCRSVECTREQGLERLDLHTWPGNMKALPAYKKTGFFWVPKTDVYMQSYVPLIMRFPPAKPYFDEHDWYHTFRRPVVLEEDDVEVEGMNVFPYGWKEGDDELTIWIDRESRGITGFENHEMKVFAKLDRHDVLAGMTWKMTWTVVNKSERQIACSLRATPPKGVTIRSKEKKFVVPAGKSREVSSSLKVSLDAKEKHSEEKCDGVLSRMKVDGQSFVLSTGLHIKQAIEMQTDPDFISMVPGTSREVYINLRSNLKKKVRGRIHLEPDGVQLDKRTAPFTLPAEGLAGIPLRITAKAPETRTYSIMAWAEFEGKRTKKKTLKVRSVGVHGAIADVEDDRLVVENAQVRLVATKKGAWVDVYDKSQRDRVMEHINVRLGPPFWPSELARLEFKMKAKNERGLATGTLTTSSEEREGLEISVQIRMSGSNTVQIVPILDNKGKKAVECQIQFAGFREVYEGRITIPSKYGMIQEETIEDDFPDWMEDVPKTGYLTESWVHFRDGETGLGLIWDQESATEAHIGGWGPNFTLDAPRIRPGERKELPPFYVIPATTDWRSVRKSWLQLAHGRLESDEKVSPVRVFQVATDPSPLVLENEGEFGLRLRNLRNKKTDARIALDFPAQFRADKTRFEAKELCLDNPFDETVRLRVRAARLGVSFAKARLWTPLYDDVYALPIVVIGKPGKVSVRERKGRIVVDNGHLAFVVVPGFAGSLVSLKKEGAEYMLSAYPEPGQLSWFRPWYGGVTPVARKGAFPGKLYEESFKHEKVRRGPWKGVRVQTRIKKDEKLKGLTVSTEYLTRPGSNVVAVRQDFKNTSKSSLYFEGGCMSFYQVGGSKRTSAYFSRSGWRQRKWAKVSSFSISDNRTIVITGSRKRESICFVSPSRRCKVMLFDMAKEGKHVHSESSMPLKPRETRMLTHYIVLSTTPNEAKKYEVLADHADDDLRD from the coding sequence ATGGAGATCGTGGACTACGAGGAGAAGTACGCGCAGGAATTGGCCGACATGTGGAACGCCAGCGACGAGGGTTGGCCTGGCGGGCTGACCAGAGGCGTTCCCATGACCCCGGACAAGGTCATGGAGAGCGAGAGGAGGATCAAGTGCTATGGCCGGTTCATCCTGATGGAAAAGGGCAAGGCGATCGGATATGTGCGCGTGAACCCCTATTTTGAAGAGAAGGAGGCGGCGTACGTCTCCTGGCTGAACGTCCTCCCCACCCATCACGGCAAGAGCTACGGCCGGAAGCTTCTCTGCAGGTCGGTCGAGTGCACGCGCGAGCAGGGGCTCGAGAGGCTAGACCTGCACACCTGGCCGGGCAACATGAAGGCACTTCCCGCGTACAAGAAGACGGGCTTCTTCTGGGTGCCCAAGACCGACGTATACATGCAGAGCTACGTCCCGCTGATAATGCGGTTCCCGCCGGCGAAGCCCTACTTCGACGAGCACGACTGGTACCACACGTTCCGGCGACCGGTCGTTCTGGAGGAGGATGATGTCGAGGTTGAAGGGATGAACGTCTTCCCGTACGGCTGGAAGGAGGGCGATGACGAGCTCACGATCTGGATAGACCGGGAATCCAGAGGGATCACGGGTTTCGAGAACCATGAGATGAAGGTCTTCGCCAAGCTCGACAGACACGACGTTCTGGCGGGCATGACATGGAAGATGACGTGGACCGTGGTCAACAAGAGCGAGCGGCAGATAGCGTGCAGCCTGAGGGCGACCCCGCCCAAGGGAGTGACTATTCGCTCGAAGGAGAAGAAGTTCGTCGTTCCCGCGGGGAAGTCGAGGGAGGTCTCTTCCAGCCTCAAAGTGTCGCTTGATGCGAAGGAGAAACACTCGGAGGAGAAGTGCGACGGCGTGCTATCCCGCATGAAGGTCGACGGGCAGTCATTCGTTCTCAGCACGGGATTACACATCAAGCAGGCAATCGAGATGCAGACGGATCCCGACTTCATATCGATGGTCCCGGGAACGTCAAGGGAAGTTTACATCAATCTCAGGAGCAACCTGAAGAAGAAGGTGAGGGGTCGAATACACCTGGAACCGGATGGCGTGCAACTCGACAAGAGGACCGCGCCCTTCACGTTACCCGCCGAAGGTCTCGCGGGGATTCCACTCAGAATCACCGCCAAGGCTCCAGAGACGAGAACCTATTCCATCATGGCCTGGGCAGAGTTCGAGGGAAAGCGGACCAAGAAGAAGACGCTCAAAGTGAGGAGCGTGGGCGTGCACGGGGCGATCGCGGACGTGGAGGACGACCGTCTGGTGGTGGAGAACGCCCAGGTACGCCTGGTGGCAACCAAGAAAGGCGCATGGGTGGATGTCTATGACAAGTCCCAAAGGGACCGGGTGATGGAGCACATCAACGTGCGTCTCGGGCCGCCCTTCTGGCCGTCGGAACTCGCAAGGCTCGAGTTCAAGATGAAAGCGAAGAACGAGAGAGGGCTGGCGACGGGGACGCTCACCACATCCTCCGAGGAGAGGGAGGGGCTGGAGATCTCCGTTCAGATACGGATGTCGGGCAGCAACACGGTTCAGATCGTTCCGATTCTTGACAACAAAGGGAAGAAGGCGGTGGAATGCCAGATTCAGTTCGCCGGCTTCCGAGAGGTCTACGAGGGCAGGATCACCATTCCCAGCAAGTACGGCATGATCCAGGAGGAGACCATCGAGGATGACTTCCCGGACTGGATGGAAGACGTTCCCAAGACGGGATACCTGACAGAGTCTTGGGTCCATTTCCGGGACGGGGAAACGGGTCTGGGACTTATCTGGGACCAGGAATCAGCGACCGAGGCGCACATCGGCGGATGGGGACCCAACTTCACTCTGGATGCCCCGAGAATCAGGCCGGGTGAGAGGAAGGAGCTCCCTCCGTTCTACGTCATTCCCGCGACGACCGACTGGAGAAGCGTGAGGAAGTCATGGCTCCAACTTGCGCATGGGCGTCTGGAGTCGGACGAGAAGGTGAGTCCCGTGCGGGTGTTCCAGGTCGCAACGGACCCGAGCCCCTTGGTTCTGGAGAACGAAGGCGAGTTCGGACTTAGGCTCAGGAACCTGCGGAACAAGAAGACGGACGCGAGGATAGCCCTCGATTTCCCCGCCCAGTTCAGGGCGGACAAGACGAGGTTCGAGGCGAAGGAGCTGTGCCTGGACAACCCCTTCGACGAAACTGTCAGATTGAGGGTAAGGGCTGCTCGCTTGGGCGTCAGCTTCGCGAAGGCCCGCCTTTGGACCCCCCTCTACGATGACGTGTATGCTCTCCCGATTGTCGTCATCGGGAAGCCGGGGAAGGTCTCGGTCCGTGAGAGGAAGGGGAGGATCGTTGTCGACAACGGGCACCTCGCCTTTGTCGTGGTCCCTGGCTTCGCAGGTTCTCTGGTGTCACTGAAGAAGGAGGGCGCCGAGTACATGCTATCCGCCTATCCTGAACCTGGTCAGCTGTCGTGGTTCCGTCCTTGGTACGGAGGCGTGACGCCCGTCGCCAGGAAGGGTGCTTTCCCTGGCAAGCTATACGAGGAATCGTTCAAGCACGAGAAGGTCAGGAGGGGACCGTGGAAGGGCGTGAGAGTCCAGACGAGAATCAAGAAGGACGAGAAGCTCAAGGGGCTGACCGTATCAACTGAGTATCTCACCAGACCAGGGAGCAATGTCGTCGCGGTCCGACAGGACTTCAAGAACACCAGCAAGTCCTCCCTGTACTTCGAGGGCGGATGCATGAGCTTCTATCAGGTCGGCGGGTCCAAGAGGACATCCGCGTACTTCAGCAGGTCGGGATGGAGACAGAGGAAGTGGGCGAAGGTGAGCTCCTTCTCCATTAGCGATAACCGCACGATAGTGATCACCGGCTCGAGGAAGAGAGAGTCCATCTGCTTCGTGTCCCCTTCTAGGCGATGCAAGGTCATGCTGTTCGACATGGCCAAGGAGGGGAAGCACGTTCACTCGGAGTCGAGCATGCCGCTGAAACCGAGAGAGACCCGCATGCTGACGCACTACATCGTTCTTTCAACAACGCCGAACGAGGCGAAGAAGTACGAGGTCCTCGCGGACCACGCTGATGATGACCTGAGGGACTAG